In Thunnus thynnus chromosome 13, fThuThy2.1, whole genome shotgun sequence, the following proteins share a genomic window:
- the LOC137196223 gene encoding GTPase IMAP family member 2-like, which produces MNTETRTRQQVLWCLDMDPHLTIVLLGHSGVGKSASGNTILGQGTFESRRAFTSVTKQISEQTGSVFGNQISVIDTPGILGSEKEEEIRTCCQNLLRSSRRKLFLVVVKIDRFTVEQKKAVEAAVRAVGDDGLTDSYMLFTNGDKLNMSLEDFLNEDPESPLPGLVRKFAGTHVFNNKNGGQEQVRELLLKRDGLQDVVRPRLYGVVRRIVLLGLPGDGKSLSGNTILGSNQFISGCSFDPITTESVSESAEVEGWQITVVDTPGFTGRVLTPRKLYDEIMKAIDVASQEPHAFIIVVKQGRVSDAHVILFKMLPKLFGSDASKYTIVLFTHGDQLGGQPIDNLIQANRDVSKLVSMCNGRYCVFDNTKRGNRQQVKDLLNKIDEMITASATGPYNTDRFYKVQTLPVKVSIKWDEFLEWFKQKLQEMDTNRSRTRYTRLSEEHEGSDGEAVELQVQ; this is translated from the exons ATGAACACTGAGACCAGAACCCGTCAGCAG GTTCTCTGGTGTTTAGACATGGATCCACATCTGACCATCGTGCTGCTGGGACACTCTGGAGTCGGTAAAAGTGCTTCAGGAAACACCATCTTAGGACAAGGAACGTTTGAGTCAAGACGGGCCTTCACATCAGTGACAAAACAGATCTCtgagcagacaggaagtgtgttTGGGAATCAGATCTCAGTGATCGACACTCCAGGAATATTAGGctcagagaaggaggaggagatcaGGACCTGCTGTCAGAACCTCCTGCGGTCCTCCAGACGTAAACTCTTCCTGGTTGTGGTGAAGATCGATCGGTTCACCGTCGAGCAGAAGAAGGCTGTGGAGGCAGCGGTCAGAGCTGTCGGAGACGATGGGTTGACAGACAGTTATATGCTTTTCACAAATGGAGATAAATTAAACATGTCACTGGAGGATTTTCTCAACGAGGATCCAGAAAGTCCACTTCCAGGACTTGTTCGGAAGTTTGCAGGAACTCATGTGTTCAACAATAAAAATGGAGGACAGGAACAAgtcagagagctgctgctgaagagAGATGGTCTTCAGGACG TTGTTCGTCCCAGACTTTACGGCGTGGTCAGGAGGATCGTTCTGCTGGGTCTACCCGGAGACGGGAAGAGTTTATCAGGAAACACCATCCTGGGGTCAAATCAGTTTATATCAGGCTGTAGCTTTGATCCAATCACTACAGAGAGTGTCTCTGAGTCAGCAGAGGTGGAGGGTTGGCAGATCACTGTGGTCGACACTCCTGGGTTCACTGGAAGAGTTCTGACTCCCAGAAAGCTGTACGATGAGATCATGAAGGCAATAGATGTGGCCAGTCAGGAACCACACGCCTTCATCATTGTGGTCAAAcagggcagagtctctgatgCACATGTCATACTGTTTAAGATGCTGCCAAAACTATTCGGCAGTGATGCTTCTAAGTACACCATAGTGCTGTTCACTCATGGAGATCAGTTAGGAGGTCAGCCCATTGATAATCTGATTCAGGCCAACAGAGATGTGTCTAAACTGGTCTCCATGTGTAATGGTAGGTACTGTGTGTTTGACAACacaaagagaggaaacagacagCAGGTTAAAGACCTGCTGAATAAAATAGATGAGATGATCACAGCTAGTGCGACAGGGCCCTACAACACTGACAGGTTCTACAAGGTTCAGACGCTTCCAGTGAAAGTTTCCATAAAATGGGATGAATTCCTGGAATGGTTCAAACAGAAGCTCCAGGAAATGGATACAAATCGCAGTAGAACCAGGTATACCAGACTAAGTGAAGAACATGAGGGCAGTGATGGAGAGGCTGTAGAGCTCCAGGTTCAATGA
- the LOC137196224 gene encoding GTPase IMAP family member 7-like, whose protein sequence is MAATQTVDPLRKRRGSMDKPPDLRLVLVGKTGAGKSSSGNTILGRDAFCAAVSQSSVTRQCCKQSGEVFGRKATIVDTPGLFDTSLPEHTVKREISKCINMSAPGPHAILLVIKVGPFTDEERDAVRQVEEIFGEDAWRYTIILFTQDDQAGPDVERQLLEAGGELRSILTKVENRYHVLNNDKADDRGQVLDLLEKVEKMVENNVGEFYSNPTYLQVVHMLEKREAELRDFYEKKLEEKIKAVELKYEKMLKEAQQERPDVKRRRQSELQEVKRFYQTLKTDVRHVVEQTVPTDSMEDIHKFHMTLKLKFTS, encoded by the exons ATGGCAGCGACTCAAACTGTCG atccactgagaaaaagaagaggcaGTATGGATAAACCTCCAG ACTTGAGGCTGGTTCTTGTTGGGAAGACTGGAGCAGGAAAGAGCTCCAGTGGAAACACCATACTGGGAAGAGACGCCTTCTGTgcagcagtcagtcagtcctcag TGACCAGACAGTGCTGTAAGCAGAGCGGCGAGGTGTTCGGCAGGAAGGCGACCATCGTCGACACGCCCGGCCTCTTCGACACCTCGTTACCCGAGCACACGGTGAAGAGAGAGATCTCTAAATGCATCAACATGTCGGCCCCGGGGCCCCACGCCATCCTGCTGGTCATCAAGGTCGGGCCTTTTACCGATGAGGAGCGAGACGCCGTGAGGCAGGTGGAGGAGATCTTTGGGGAGGATGCCTGGAGGTACACCATCATCCTCTTCACCCAGGACGACCAAGCTGGACCAGATGTGGAGAGACAGCTGCTGGAGGCGGGAGGCGAGCTGCGGTCCATCCTGACGAAGGTGGAGAACAGATATCACGTCCTCAACAATGACAAAGCTGACGATCGTGGTCAGGTCCTGGATCTGCTGGAGAAGGTGGAGAAGATGGTTGAAAACAATGTAGGAGAGTTTTACTCCAACCCCACATACCTGCAGGTGGTCCACATGCTGGAGAAGAGGGAGGCGGAGCTCCGAGACTTCTATGAGAAGAAActggaggagaaaataaaagctGTGGAGTTAAAGTACGAGAAGATGCTGAAGGAGGCTCAGCAGGAACGTCCAGACGTGAAAAGGCGACGTCAGTCTGAGCTGCAGGAGGTGAAACGGTTCTACCAGACTTTAAAGACAGATGTCCGACATGTTGTTGAGCAGACGGTGCCAACAGACTCCATGGAAGACATTCACAAGTTTCACATGACCCTCAAACTGAAATTTACCTCCTAA